Proteins found in one Streptomyces sp. NBC_00461 genomic segment:
- a CDS encoding DUF4245 domain-containing protein, which produces MAGSNGKQKTVRDMILSLGLIGIAAALIYVFIPHEDSAPDIKPVDYRVELLTARRAAAYPVAAPEGLSKDWKATSVRFQGDNFDAWHLGFHTPDAQYVQIEQSTQRPSEFIDDASQGASATKATQRIDGRTWTRYTGGRYDALVLTGKGSTTVVAGTGSFQQLTEMAQALKTS; this is translated from the coding sequence GTGGCAGGTTCGAACGGCAAGCAGAAGACGGTCCGGGACATGATCCTCTCCCTGGGCCTGATCGGGATCGCGGCGGCGCTCATCTACGTCTTCATCCCGCACGAGGACTCGGCTCCCGACATCAAGCCGGTCGACTACCGCGTCGAGCTGCTCACGGCACGCCGCGCCGCGGCCTACCCGGTGGCCGCCCCCGAGGGCCTGTCCAAGGACTGGAAGGCCACCTCGGTCCGCTTCCAGGGCGACAACTTCGACGCATGGCACCTGGGCTTCCACACCCCCGACGCCCAGTACGTGCAGATCGAGCAGTCGACTCAGCGTCCGTCGGAGTTCATCGACGACGCCAGCCAGGGCGCGTCGGCGACCAAGGCCACCCAGCGCATCGACGGCAGGACGTGGACGCGTTACACCGGCGGCCGCTACGACGCCCTCGTGCTCACGGGGAAGGGCTCGACGACCGTGGTCGCGGGCACGGGCTCGTTCCAGCAGCTGACGGAGATGGCGCAGGCGCTGAAGACGTCGTAG